From a region of the Odocoileus virginianus isolate 20LAN1187 ecotype Illinois chromosome 1, Ovbor_1.2, whole genome shotgun sequence genome:
- the KCNH2 gene encoding voltage-gated inwardly rectifying potassium channel KCNH2 isoform X5, with product MTLCYCFFSVLSPLVGTTAALMPAGRRGFQKRPRLGERSACRKFIIANARVENCAVIYCNDGFCELCGYSRAEVMQRPCTCDFLHGPRTQRRAAAQIAQALLGAEERKVEIAFYRKDGSCFLCLVDVVPVKNEDGAVIMFILNFEVVMEKDLMGSPARDTNHRAPPASWLAPGRAKTFRLKLPALLALTARDSSVRPGSAGGAGAPGAVVVDVDLTPAAPSSESLALDEVTAMDNHVVGRAAEERRALVGPGSPPPPPPPPPPPACPPGPHPSPRAHSLNPDASGSSCSLARTRSRESCASVRRASSADDIEAMRTGALPPPPPRHASTGAMHPLRSGLLNSTSDSDLVRYRTISKIPQITLNFVDLKGDPFLASPTSDREIIAPKIKERTHNVTEKVTQVLSLGADVLPEYKLQAPRIHRWTILHYSPFKAVWDWLILLLVIYTAVFTPYSAAFLLKETEEAPLAPDCGYACQPLAVVDLIVDIMFIVDILINFRTTYVNANEEVVSHPGRIAVHYFKGWFLIDMVAAIPFDLLIFGSGSEELIGLLKTARLLRLVRVARKLDRYSEYGAAVLFLLMCTFALIAHWLACIWYAIGNMEQPHMDSRIGWLHNLGDQIGKPYNSSGLGGPSIKDKYVTALYFTFSSLTSVGFGNVSPNTNSEKIFSICVMLIGSLMYASIFGNVSAIIQRLYSGTARYHTQMLRVREFIRFHQIPNPLRQRLEEYFQHAWSYTNGIDMNAVLKGFPECLQADICLHLNRSLLQHCKPFRGATKGCLRALAMKFKTTHAPPGDTLVHAGDLLTALYFISRGSIEILRGDVVVAILGKNDIFGEPLNLYARPGKSNGDVRALTYCDLHKIHRDDLLEVLDMYPEFSDHFWSSLEITFNLRDTNMIPGSPGSAELEGGFNRQRKRKLSFRRRTDKAPGPPESRRVGTP from the exons GCCGCAAGTTCATCATCGCCAACGCTCGGGTGGAGAACTGCGCTGTCATCTACTGCAACGACGGCTTTTGCGAGCTGTGCGGCTACTCGCGGGCCGAGGTGATGCAGCGGCCGTGCACCTGCGACTTCCTGCACGGGCCGCGCACGCAGCGCCGGGCCGCCGCGCAGATCGCGCAGGCCCTGCTGGGCGCCGAGGAGCGCAAAGTGGAGATCGCCTTCTACCGGAAAGATG GGagctgcttcctctgcctggtgGATGTGGTACCCGTGAAGAACGAAGATGGAGCCGTCATCATGTTCATTCTCAACTTCGaggtggtgatggagaaggaCCTGATGGGGTCGCCAGCCCGGGACACCAACCACCGCGCCCCTCCCGCCAGCTGGCTGGCCCCCG GCCGCGCCAAGACCTTCCGATTGAAGTTGCCCGCGCTGCTGGCCTTGACTGCCCGGGATTCGTCGGTGCGGCCTGGTAGCGCAGGCGGCGCGGGCGCCCCGGGGGCCGTGGTGGTGGACGTGGACTTGACTCCCGCGGCCCCCAGCAGCGAGTCCCTGGCCCTGGACGAGGTGACGGCCATGGACAACCACGTGGTGGGGAGAGCTGCAGAGGAGAGGCGCGCTTTGGTGGGTCCCggctcgccgccgccgccgccgccgcctccgccgccgcccGCCTGCCCGCCGGGCCCGCACCCGTCGCCTCGGGCGCACAGCCTCAACCCCGATGCCTCGGGCTCCAGCTGCAGCCTGGCCCGGACGCGCTCCAGAGAGAGCTGCGCCAGTGTGCGCCGGGCCTCCTCGGCCGACGACATCGAGGCCATGCGCACCGGGGCgctgcccccgccgccgccgcgccaCGCCAGTACCG GGGCCATGCACCCCCTGCGCAGTGGCCTGCTTAACTCCACCTCCGATTCGGACCTCGTGCGCTACCGCACCATCAGCAAGATCCCCCAGATCACCCTCAACTTCGTGGATCTCAAGGGCGACCCCTTCCTGGCTTCGCCCACCAGCGACAGGGAGATCATTGCCCCTAAGATAAAGGAGCGGACCCACAATGTCACTGAGAAGGTCACCCAG GTCCTGTCCCTGGGGGCCGACGTGCTGCCCGAGTACAAGCTGCAGGCGCCCCGCATCCACCGCTGGACCATCCTGCACTACAGCCCCTTCAAGGCCGTGTGGGACTGGCTCATCCTGCTGCTGGTCATCTACACGGCAGTCTTCACCCCCTACTCGGCCGCCTTCCTGCTGAAGGAGACCGAAGAGGCGCCCCTGGCCCCCGACTGTGGCTATGCCTGCCAGCCGCTGGCCGTGGTGGACCTCATCGTCGACATCATGTTCATCGTGGACATCCTCATCAACTTCCGCACCACCTATGTCAATGCCAACGAGGAGGTGGTCAGCCACCCTGGCCGCATTGCCGTCCACTACTTCAAGGGCTGGTTCCTCATTGACATGGTGGCCGCCATCCCCTTTGACCTGCTCATCTTCGGCTCTGGCTCTGAGGAG CTGATCGGGCTGCTGAAGACAGCGCGGCTGCTGCGGCTGGTGCGTGTGGCCCGGAAGCTGGACCGCTACTCGGAGTATGGGGCGGCTGTGCTCTTCCTGCTCATGTGTACCTTCGCGCTCATCGCGCACTGGCTGGCCTGCATTTGGTACGCCATCGGCAACATGGAGCAGCCGCACATGGACTCCCGCATCGGCTGGCTGCACAACCTGGGCGACCAGATCGGCAAGCCCTACAACAGCAGTGGCCTGGGCGGCCCCTCCATCAAGGACAAGTACGTCACTGCCCTCTACTTCACCTTCAGCAGCCTCACTAGTGTGGGCTTCGGCAACGTGTCCCCTAACACCAACTCGGAGAAGATCTTTTCCATCTGTGTCATGCTCATCGGCT ccctcaTGTACGCCAGCATCTTCGGCAATGTGTCGGCCATCATCCAGCGGCTGTACTCGGGCACGGCCCGCTACCACACGCAGATGCTTCGCGTACGGGAGTTCATCCGCTTCCACCAGATCCCCAACCCGCTGCGCCAGCGCCTTGAGGAGTACTTCCAGCATGCCTGGTCCTACACCAATGGCATCGACATGAACGCG gtgcTGAAGGGCTTCCCCGAGTGCCTGCAGGCCGACATCTGTCTACACCTGAACCGCTCACTGCTGCAGCACTGCAAGCCCTTCCGAGGGGCCACCAAGGGCTGCCTGCGGGCCCTGGCCATGAAGTTCAAGACGACACACGCGCCGCCCGGAGACACGCTGGTGCACGCTGGGGACCTGCTCACTGCCCTCTACTTCATCTCCCGGGGCTCCATCGAGATCCTGCGGGGTGACGTGGTCGTGGCCATCCTGG GGAAGAATGACATCTTCGGAGAGCCTCTGAACCTGTACGCGCGCCCTGGGAAGTCCAACGGGGACGTGCGGGCCCTCACCTACTGCGACCTGCACAAGATCCACCGCGACGACCTGCTGGAGGTGCTGGACATGTACCCCGAGTTCTCTGACCACTTCTGGTCTAGCCTGGAGATCACCTTCAACCTGCGCGAT ACCAACATGATCCCCGGCTCTCCGGGCAGCGCGGAGTTGGAGGGCGGCTTCAACCGGCAACGCAAACGCAAGCTGTCCTTCCGCCGGCGCACGGACAagg ccccaggccccccGGAGAGCCGCCGGGTGGGGACCCCCTGA
- the KCNH2 gene encoding voltage-gated inwardly rectifying potassium channel KCNH2 isoform X1 yields the protein MTLCYCFFSVLSPLVGTTAALMPAGRRGFQKRPRLGERSACRKFIIANARVENCAVIYCNDGFCELCGYSRAEVMQRPCTCDFLHGPRTQRRAAAQIAQALLGAEERKVEIAFYRKDGSCFLCLVDVVPVKNEDGAVIMFILNFEVVMEKDLMGSPARDTNHRAPPASWLAPGRAKTFRLKLPALLALTARDSSVRPGSAGGAGAPGAVVVDVDLTPAAPSSESLALDEVTAMDNHVVGRAAEERRALVGPGSPPPPPPPPPPPACPPGPHPSPRAHSLNPDASGSSCSLARTRSRESCASVRRASSADDIEAMRTGALPPPPPRHASTGAMHPLRSGLLNSTSDSDLVRYRTISKIPQITLNFVDLKGDPFLASPTSDREIIAPKIKERTHNVTEKVTQVLSLGADVLPEYKLQAPRIHRWTILHYSPFKAVWDWLILLLVIYTAVFTPYSAAFLLKETEEAPLAPDCGYACQPLAVVDLIVDIMFIVDILINFRTTYVNANEEVVSHPGRIAVHYFKGWFLIDMVAAIPFDLLIFGSGSEELIGLLKTARLLRLVRVARKLDRYSEYGAAVLFLLMCTFALIAHWLACIWYAIGNMEQPHMDSRIGWLHNLGDQIGKPYNSSGLGGPSIKDKYVTALYFTFSSLTSVGFGNVSPNTNSEKIFSICVMLIGSLMYASIFGNVSAIIQRLYSGTARYHTQMLRVREFIRFHQIPNPLRQRLEEYFQHAWSYTNGIDMNAVLKGFPECLQADICLHLNRSLLQHCKPFRGATKGCLRALAMKFKTTHAPPGDTLVHAGDLLTALYFISRGSIEILRGDVVVAILGKNDIFGEPLNLYARPGKSNGDVRALTYCDLHKIHRDDLLEVLDMYPEFSDHFWSSLEITFNLRDTNMIPGSPGSAELEGGFNRQRKRKLSFRRRTDKDPEQPGEVSALGPSRAGAGPSGRGRQGGPWGESLSSGPSSPESSEDEGPGRSSSPLRLVPFSSPRPPGEPPGGDPLTEDGEKSSDTCNPLSGAFSGVSNIFSFWGDSRGRQYQELPRCPAPTPSLLNIPLSSPGRRPRADVETRLDALQRQLNRLETRLSADMATVLQLLQRQMTLVPPAYSAVTTPGPGPASTSPLLPAGPIPTLTLDSLSQVSQFMACEELPQDGPARRLSLPGQLGALTSQPLHRHGSDPGS from the exons GCCGCAAGTTCATCATCGCCAACGCTCGGGTGGAGAACTGCGCTGTCATCTACTGCAACGACGGCTTTTGCGAGCTGTGCGGCTACTCGCGGGCCGAGGTGATGCAGCGGCCGTGCACCTGCGACTTCCTGCACGGGCCGCGCACGCAGCGCCGGGCCGCCGCGCAGATCGCGCAGGCCCTGCTGGGCGCCGAGGAGCGCAAAGTGGAGATCGCCTTCTACCGGAAAGATG GGagctgcttcctctgcctggtgGATGTGGTACCCGTGAAGAACGAAGATGGAGCCGTCATCATGTTCATTCTCAACTTCGaggtggtgatggagaaggaCCTGATGGGGTCGCCAGCCCGGGACACCAACCACCGCGCCCCTCCCGCCAGCTGGCTGGCCCCCG GCCGCGCCAAGACCTTCCGATTGAAGTTGCCCGCGCTGCTGGCCTTGACTGCCCGGGATTCGTCGGTGCGGCCTGGTAGCGCAGGCGGCGCGGGCGCCCCGGGGGCCGTGGTGGTGGACGTGGACTTGACTCCCGCGGCCCCCAGCAGCGAGTCCCTGGCCCTGGACGAGGTGACGGCCATGGACAACCACGTGGTGGGGAGAGCTGCAGAGGAGAGGCGCGCTTTGGTGGGTCCCggctcgccgccgccgccgccgccgcctccgccgccgcccGCCTGCCCGCCGGGCCCGCACCCGTCGCCTCGGGCGCACAGCCTCAACCCCGATGCCTCGGGCTCCAGCTGCAGCCTGGCCCGGACGCGCTCCAGAGAGAGCTGCGCCAGTGTGCGCCGGGCCTCCTCGGCCGACGACATCGAGGCCATGCGCACCGGGGCgctgcccccgccgccgccgcgccaCGCCAGTACCG GGGCCATGCACCCCCTGCGCAGTGGCCTGCTTAACTCCACCTCCGATTCGGACCTCGTGCGCTACCGCACCATCAGCAAGATCCCCCAGATCACCCTCAACTTCGTGGATCTCAAGGGCGACCCCTTCCTGGCTTCGCCCACCAGCGACAGGGAGATCATTGCCCCTAAGATAAAGGAGCGGACCCACAATGTCACTGAGAAGGTCACCCAG GTCCTGTCCCTGGGGGCCGACGTGCTGCCCGAGTACAAGCTGCAGGCGCCCCGCATCCACCGCTGGACCATCCTGCACTACAGCCCCTTCAAGGCCGTGTGGGACTGGCTCATCCTGCTGCTGGTCATCTACACGGCAGTCTTCACCCCCTACTCGGCCGCCTTCCTGCTGAAGGAGACCGAAGAGGCGCCCCTGGCCCCCGACTGTGGCTATGCCTGCCAGCCGCTGGCCGTGGTGGACCTCATCGTCGACATCATGTTCATCGTGGACATCCTCATCAACTTCCGCACCACCTATGTCAATGCCAACGAGGAGGTGGTCAGCCACCCTGGCCGCATTGCCGTCCACTACTTCAAGGGCTGGTTCCTCATTGACATGGTGGCCGCCATCCCCTTTGACCTGCTCATCTTCGGCTCTGGCTCTGAGGAG CTGATCGGGCTGCTGAAGACAGCGCGGCTGCTGCGGCTGGTGCGTGTGGCCCGGAAGCTGGACCGCTACTCGGAGTATGGGGCGGCTGTGCTCTTCCTGCTCATGTGTACCTTCGCGCTCATCGCGCACTGGCTGGCCTGCATTTGGTACGCCATCGGCAACATGGAGCAGCCGCACATGGACTCCCGCATCGGCTGGCTGCACAACCTGGGCGACCAGATCGGCAAGCCCTACAACAGCAGTGGCCTGGGCGGCCCCTCCATCAAGGACAAGTACGTCACTGCCCTCTACTTCACCTTCAGCAGCCTCACTAGTGTGGGCTTCGGCAACGTGTCCCCTAACACCAACTCGGAGAAGATCTTTTCCATCTGTGTCATGCTCATCGGCT ccctcaTGTACGCCAGCATCTTCGGCAATGTGTCGGCCATCATCCAGCGGCTGTACTCGGGCACGGCCCGCTACCACACGCAGATGCTTCGCGTACGGGAGTTCATCCGCTTCCACCAGATCCCCAACCCGCTGCGCCAGCGCCTTGAGGAGTACTTCCAGCATGCCTGGTCCTACACCAATGGCATCGACATGAACGCG gtgcTGAAGGGCTTCCCCGAGTGCCTGCAGGCCGACATCTGTCTACACCTGAACCGCTCACTGCTGCAGCACTGCAAGCCCTTCCGAGGGGCCACCAAGGGCTGCCTGCGGGCCCTGGCCATGAAGTTCAAGACGACACACGCGCCGCCCGGAGACACGCTGGTGCACGCTGGGGACCTGCTCACTGCCCTCTACTTCATCTCCCGGGGCTCCATCGAGATCCTGCGGGGTGACGTGGTCGTGGCCATCCTGG GGAAGAATGACATCTTCGGAGAGCCTCTGAACCTGTACGCGCGCCCTGGGAAGTCCAACGGGGACGTGCGGGCCCTCACCTACTGCGACCTGCACAAGATCCACCGCGACGACCTGCTGGAGGTGCTGGACATGTACCCCGAGTTCTCTGACCACTTCTGGTCTAGCCTGGAGATCACCTTCAACCTGCGCGAT ACCAACATGATCCCCGGCTCTCCGGGCAGCGCGGAGTTGGAGGGCGGCTTCAACCGGCAACGCAAACGCAAGCTGTCCTTCCGCCGGCGCACGGACAagg ACCCGGAGCAGCCAGGGGAGGTGTCGGCCTTGGGGCCGAGCCGGGCGGGGGCAGGGCCGAGTGGCCGGGGCCGGCAGGGGGGGCCGTGGGGGGAGAGCCTGTCCAGCGGCCCCTCCAGCCCCGAGAGCAGTGAGGATGAGGGCCCAGGCCGCAGCTCCAGCCCCCTCCGCCTGGTGCCCttctccagccccaggccccccGGAGAGCCGCCGGGTGGGGACCCCCTGACCGAGGATGGTGAGAAGAGCAGCGACACGTGTAACCCACTGTCAG GTGCCTTCTCAGGAGTGTCCAACATCTTCAGCTTCTGGGGGGACAGCCGCGGCCGCCAGTACCAGGAGCTGCCTCGCTGCCCTGCCCCGACTCCCAGCCTCCTCAACATCCCCCTGTCCAGCCCTGGCCGCCGGCCGCGGGCAGATGTGGAGACCAGGCTGGACGCCCTCCAGAGGCAGCTCAATAG GTTGGAGACCCGGCTGAGCGCAGACATGGCCACCGTCCTGCAGCTGCTGCAGAGACAGATGACGCTGGTCCCGCCCGCCTACAGTGCTGTGACAACCCCGGGGCCCGGCCCCGCCTCCACCTCCCCCCTGCTGCCTGCaggccccatccccaccctcaccctggaCTCACTTTCTCAG GTTTCCCAGTTCATGGCGTGCGAGGAGCTGCCCCAAGATGGCCCCGCTCGACGCCTCTCCCTGCCGGGCCAGCTGGGGGCCCTCACCTCCCAGCCCCTGCACAGACACGGCTCAGACCCAGGAAGTTAG
- the KCNH2 gene encoding voltage-gated inwardly rectifying potassium channel KCNH2 isoform X2, with translation MPVRRGHVAPQNTFLDTIIRKFEGQSRKFIIANARVENCAVIYCNDGFCELCGYSRAEVMQRPCTCDFLHGPRTQRRAAAQIAQALLGAEERKVEIAFYRKDGSCFLCLVDVVPVKNEDGAVIMFILNFEVVMEKDLMGSPARDTNHRAPPASWLAPGRAKTFRLKLPALLALTARDSSVRPGSAGGAGAPGAVVVDVDLTPAAPSSESLALDEVTAMDNHVVGRAAEERRALVGPGSPPPPPPPPPPPACPPGPHPSPRAHSLNPDASGSSCSLARTRSRESCASVRRASSADDIEAMRTGALPPPPPRHASTGAMHPLRSGLLNSTSDSDLVRYRTISKIPQITLNFVDLKGDPFLASPTSDREIIAPKIKERTHNVTEKVTQVLSLGADVLPEYKLQAPRIHRWTILHYSPFKAVWDWLILLLVIYTAVFTPYSAAFLLKETEEAPLAPDCGYACQPLAVVDLIVDIMFIVDILINFRTTYVNANEEVVSHPGRIAVHYFKGWFLIDMVAAIPFDLLIFGSGSEELIGLLKTARLLRLVRVARKLDRYSEYGAAVLFLLMCTFALIAHWLACIWYAIGNMEQPHMDSRIGWLHNLGDQIGKPYNSSGLGGPSIKDKYVTALYFTFSSLTSVGFGNVSPNTNSEKIFSICVMLIGSLMYASIFGNVSAIIQRLYSGTARYHTQMLRVREFIRFHQIPNPLRQRLEEYFQHAWSYTNGIDMNAVLKGFPECLQADICLHLNRSLLQHCKPFRGATKGCLRALAMKFKTTHAPPGDTLVHAGDLLTALYFISRGSIEILRGDVVVAILGKNDIFGEPLNLYARPGKSNGDVRALTYCDLHKIHRDDLLEVLDMYPEFSDHFWSSLEITFNLRDTNMIPGSPGSAELEGGFNRQRKRKLSFRRRTDKDPEQPGEVSALGPSRAGAGPSGRGRQGGPWGESLSSGPSSPESSEDEGPGRSSSPLRLVPFSSPRPPGEPPGGDPLTEDGEKSSDTCNPLSGAFSGVSNIFSFWGDSRGRQYQELPRCPAPTPSLLNIPLSSPGRRPRADVETRLDALQRQLNRLETRLSADMATVLQLLQRQMTLVPPAYSAVTTPGPGPASTSPLLPAGPIPTLTLDSLSQVSQFMACEELPQDGPARRLSLPGQLGALTSQPLHRHGSDPGS, from the exons GCCGCAAGTTCATCATCGCCAACGCTCGGGTGGAGAACTGCGCTGTCATCTACTGCAACGACGGCTTTTGCGAGCTGTGCGGCTACTCGCGGGCCGAGGTGATGCAGCGGCCGTGCACCTGCGACTTCCTGCACGGGCCGCGCACGCAGCGCCGGGCCGCCGCGCAGATCGCGCAGGCCCTGCTGGGCGCCGAGGAGCGCAAAGTGGAGATCGCCTTCTACCGGAAAGATG GGagctgcttcctctgcctggtgGATGTGGTACCCGTGAAGAACGAAGATGGAGCCGTCATCATGTTCATTCTCAACTTCGaggtggtgatggagaaggaCCTGATGGGGTCGCCAGCCCGGGACACCAACCACCGCGCCCCTCCCGCCAGCTGGCTGGCCCCCG GCCGCGCCAAGACCTTCCGATTGAAGTTGCCCGCGCTGCTGGCCTTGACTGCCCGGGATTCGTCGGTGCGGCCTGGTAGCGCAGGCGGCGCGGGCGCCCCGGGGGCCGTGGTGGTGGACGTGGACTTGACTCCCGCGGCCCCCAGCAGCGAGTCCCTGGCCCTGGACGAGGTGACGGCCATGGACAACCACGTGGTGGGGAGAGCTGCAGAGGAGAGGCGCGCTTTGGTGGGTCCCggctcgccgccgccgccgccgccgcctccgccgccgcccGCCTGCCCGCCGGGCCCGCACCCGTCGCCTCGGGCGCACAGCCTCAACCCCGATGCCTCGGGCTCCAGCTGCAGCCTGGCCCGGACGCGCTCCAGAGAGAGCTGCGCCAGTGTGCGCCGGGCCTCCTCGGCCGACGACATCGAGGCCATGCGCACCGGGGCgctgcccccgccgccgccgcgccaCGCCAGTACCG GGGCCATGCACCCCCTGCGCAGTGGCCTGCTTAACTCCACCTCCGATTCGGACCTCGTGCGCTACCGCACCATCAGCAAGATCCCCCAGATCACCCTCAACTTCGTGGATCTCAAGGGCGACCCCTTCCTGGCTTCGCCCACCAGCGACAGGGAGATCATTGCCCCTAAGATAAAGGAGCGGACCCACAATGTCACTGAGAAGGTCACCCAG GTCCTGTCCCTGGGGGCCGACGTGCTGCCCGAGTACAAGCTGCAGGCGCCCCGCATCCACCGCTGGACCATCCTGCACTACAGCCCCTTCAAGGCCGTGTGGGACTGGCTCATCCTGCTGCTGGTCATCTACACGGCAGTCTTCACCCCCTACTCGGCCGCCTTCCTGCTGAAGGAGACCGAAGAGGCGCCCCTGGCCCCCGACTGTGGCTATGCCTGCCAGCCGCTGGCCGTGGTGGACCTCATCGTCGACATCATGTTCATCGTGGACATCCTCATCAACTTCCGCACCACCTATGTCAATGCCAACGAGGAGGTGGTCAGCCACCCTGGCCGCATTGCCGTCCACTACTTCAAGGGCTGGTTCCTCATTGACATGGTGGCCGCCATCCCCTTTGACCTGCTCATCTTCGGCTCTGGCTCTGAGGAG CTGATCGGGCTGCTGAAGACAGCGCGGCTGCTGCGGCTGGTGCGTGTGGCCCGGAAGCTGGACCGCTACTCGGAGTATGGGGCGGCTGTGCTCTTCCTGCTCATGTGTACCTTCGCGCTCATCGCGCACTGGCTGGCCTGCATTTGGTACGCCATCGGCAACATGGAGCAGCCGCACATGGACTCCCGCATCGGCTGGCTGCACAACCTGGGCGACCAGATCGGCAAGCCCTACAACAGCAGTGGCCTGGGCGGCCCCTCCATCAAGGACAAGTACGTCACTGCCCTCTACTTCACCTTCAGCAGCCTCACTAGTGTGGGCTTCGGCAACGTGTCCCCTAACACCAACTCGGAGAAGATCTTTTCCATCTGTGTCATGCTCATCGGCT ccctcaTGTACGCCAGCATCTTCGGCAATGTGTCGGCCATCATCCAGCGGCTGTACTCGGGCACGGCCCGCTACCACACGCAGATGCTTCGCGTACGGGAGTTCATCCGCTTCCACCAGATCCCCAACCCGCTGCGCCAGCGCCTTGAGGAGTACTTCCAGCATGCCTGGTCCTACACCAATGGCATCGACATGAACGCG gtgcTGAAGGGCTTCCCCGAGTGCCTGCAGGCCGACATCTGTCTACACCTGAACCGCTCACTGCTGCAGCACTGCAAGCCCTTCCGAGGGGCCACCAAGGGCTGCCTGCGGGCCCTGGCCATGAAGTTCAAGACGACACACGCGCCGCCCGGAGACACGCTGGTGCACGCTGGGGACCTGCTCACTGCCCTCTACTTCATCTCCCGGGGCTCCATCGAGATCCTGCGGGGTGACGTGGTCGTGGCCATCCTGG GGAAGAATGACATCTTCGGAGAGCCTCTGAACCTGTACGCGCGCCCTGGGAAGTCCAACGGGGACGTGCGGGCCCTCACCTACTGCGACCTGCACAAGATCCACCGCGACGACCTGCTGGAGGTGCTGGACATGTACCCCGAGTTCTCTGACCACTTCTGGTCTAGCCTGGAGATCACCTTCAACCTGCGCGAT ACCAACATGATCCCCGGCTCTCCGGGCAGCGCGGAGTTGGAGGGCGGCTTCAACCGGCAACGCAAACGCAAGCTGTCCTTCCGCCGGCGCACGGACAagg ACCCGGAGCAGCCAGGGGAGGTGTCGGCCTTGGGGCCGAGCCGGGCGGGGGCAGGGCCGAGTGGCCGGGGCCGGCAGGGGGGGCCGTGGGGGGAGAGCCTGTCCAGCGGCCCCTCCAGCCCCGAGAGCAGTGAGGATGAGGGCCCAGGCCGCAGCTCCAGCCCCCTCCGCCTGGTGCCCttctccagccccaggccccccGGAGAGCCGCCGGGTGGGGACCCCCTGACCGAGGATGGTGAGAAGAGCAGCGACACGTGTAACCCACTGTCAG GTGCCTTCTCAGGAGTGTCCAACATCTTCAGCTTCTGGGGGGACAGCCGCGGCCGCCAGTACCAGGAGCTGCCTCGCTGCCCTGCCCCGACTCCCAGCCTCCTCAACATCCCCCTGTCCAGCCCTGGCCGCCGGCCGCGGGCAGATGTGGAGACCAGGCTGGACGCCCTCCAGAGGCAGCTCAATAG GTTGGAGACCCGGCTGAGCGCAGACATGGCCACCGTCCTGCAGCTGCTGCAGAGACAGATGACGCTGGTCCCGCCCGCCTACAGTGCTGTGACAACCCCGGGGCCCGGCCCCGCCTCCACCTCCCCCCTGCTGCCTGCaggccccatccccaccctcaccctggaCTCACTTTCTCAG GTTTCCCAGTTCATGGCGTGCGAGGAGCTGCCCCAAGATGGCCCCGCTCGACGCCTCTCCCTGCCGGGCCAGCTGGGGGCCCTCACCTCCCAGCCCCTGCACAGACACGGCTCAGACCCAGGAAGTTAG